In the genome of Eschrichtius robustus isolate mEscRob2 chromosome 2, mEscRob2.pri, whole genome shotgun sequence, the window CTTCATTAACTACTTCAGGTTCTGCGGGGCTCTTCTGAACCTTTGCCACTGCAAAGTTTATCCCCTGGGTTAATCCAGCTTGGGTAATATTAGCAACCTGGACCATGCAACTTCGAATCTTTGCAAAGGGAGAGACTGCTCTGCTGCTACAGCTCTCTGAAGGAGAAGGAGTTACGTGAAGCCTTCTCTCAAGTTCAAGTGTGCCAGATTCAGAGCCGGGGGTCTTTTGAGATACAACTGAATGCCCTGGTTCAACTGACAAAAGATGTGGGCCTGCTGCAGAAAAAGACACATCTAATTGAGATGGTCGAGAAGGTATCTGTTCCGTTGATTCAAAGTGAGTTTCTTCTTTAGAAACTTGATTGGTCATTTGATTTCCTTCCTCACTAGCCAGCTGAGAAACAGACCTGGTTTCTGACAGCTGGGTCATTTTGTTTTGTGCATCTTGAACAAATCTGTGGCAATAAATATCCATGGGCTAGGCAAAGCCAGTCAATATGTGTATGTTGGCAGCAGAAGGacttttcttcaaagaagacgcATAGCCTTTTCCAAGCCCACTTTCATGAACAAGAGTAACCTCTGAAGGAACATAAGTGCTAATATCAGTGCTGCTAAGACTGGGATGGACTGCCTAATCGAGGTATTGAAGCAATTATACCACAACTAGGAAGAACATAGTCTACTGGCCACACATTCTCTAAAGAGTTTGCTAGCTGCCTGTCTTCATCAGACTTGGAATTTGTAAAGAATTCATCAGAGTAGTATGAGTCATTATCTGAAGACATTTCCCCGTCTGACTCTGCCTGGGCTTCATTATCCATCACACTAGTGTTTTCCATGGTTTCAAGACTACTATCTGATTTCCAAAGATTTACTTTTAAGTTTggttttagaaagttaactttCATTTCAGGTTTTGTAAAGTTTCCCAGCTTTCGTAGAATGCCAATATTTACATTGGATTTGGTCTGTTTCACTTTTTGATTTAGAGATGACAATTTGctcattaaaaaattttccccTGGGCCAAAGAGCCTTGGTTTTGAGATCTGATGCCAATGATGTCTTCATGAGGTCTACTGCTCTTCCTCTCAGGCTTTTTCTCTATTATAGGTACATCTAATCCCATGGCTTCCTTGGTGATCTGCAGCATCTCTGCAATGCACTGAAGGGTATCTTTTCCATCCTCTTCTGGATTGTGCATTACAGCTCTCAGGGTGTGGAAATAGCCACTTGCTTCTTTATATCTGTAGTGCAGTCGCATGCAGCAGAACTCTGCCTTACCGGAAAGAGTGGGTTCAGGACCTATTTCAATTTTTTCCAGGTCTTCTAGACTTAGTCGTTGATACTGGTTTACTTTGTCAACTTCATCATCGTAATAGGCCACGTAGTAGGCAGAGTTGGAAACTCTACTACTCTACTGCTGCCTACTCGTAGTAGGCAGCAACAGCATATCCACATCTCTGTGAGTAGCATCAATGAGGGTGCACTCTTAAAACTGTCGCTCGAGCCAAGCCAGAAAAATTACATCACGACACgtattttaatatgaaataacTTCTAAACCTACTAATTAGTGTTACTTTATCTTAGCTTCTATTCTGACACTAATATTTACATTAGTCAGACATGATCTCAGTCAAAAGCATTATGTCCAGAACGAAAAGCACTTGGCACCTTAACAGGCAGTGGAGAAAGATGTCAGCCCTCCCTGCGCCCGCATTTTTACCGAAGTATAAGCTGCAGTAAATACTTAATTTCCCTCCCcgcttaaacagaaaaaaaaccccaaaaacccaaaaacaaaaaacccacacttTTTCTTTAACACGGACAAGAAAACCC includes:
- the LOC137758871 gene encoding LOW QUALITY PROTEIN: phosphatidylinositide phosphatase SAC2-like (The sequence of the model RefSeq protein was modified relative to this genomic sequence to represent the inferred CDS: inserted 3 bases in 2 codons; substituted 1 base at 1 genomic stop codon), which gives rise to MGLHVVLAGFVFVVWKEGMPDWREEKNEQRSPCFQAAECTLIDATHRDVDMLLLVSNSAYYVAYYDDEVDKVNQYQRLSLEDLEKIEIGPEPTLSGKAEFCCMRLHYRYKEASGYFHTLRAVMHNPEEDGKDTLQCIAEMLQITKEAMGLDVPIIEKKPERKSSRPHEDIIGIRSQNQGSLAQGKXFLMSKLSSLNQKVKQTKSNVNIGILRKLGNFTKPEMKVNFLKPNLKVNLWKSDSSLETMENTSVMDNEAQAESDGEMSSDNDSYYSDEFFTNSKSDEDRQLANSLENVWPVDYVLPSCGIIASIPRLGSPSQSXSSTDISTYVPSEVTLVHESGLGKGYASSLKKSPSAANIHILTGFAXPMDIYCHRFVQDAQNKMTQLSETRSVSQLASEEGNQMTNQVSKEETHFESTEQIPSRPSQLDVSFSAAGPHLLSVEPGHSVVSQKTPGSESGTLELERRLHVTPSPSESCSSRAVSPFAKIRSCMVQVANITQAGLTQGINFAVAKVQKSPAEPEVVNEVQQNELKNMFTQCQTRIIQI